GGCCGCATACGCGGCGGAGATCATCCGGGCCGGTGTGATCGCGGTCGACGGCGGCCAGTTGGAGGCGGCAGCGGCGCTCGGGATCCCGCGCCTGCGGCAGGCGCGGCGGATCATCCTGCCGCAGGCGATGCGGGCGATCCTGCCGAACGCCGCCAACGAGGTCGTGTCGCTGTTCAAGGGCACCTCGATCGTCTACGTGATGGCGATCGGCGAACTCTTCTACCAGGTCCAGGTGATCTACGGCCGGACCGGCCGGGTCGTGCCGCTGCTGATGGTCGCGACCGTCTGGTACGTCGTGCTCACCACGCTGCTGTCGATCGCCCAGTACTACGTGGAGCGGCACTTCGCCCGCGGCAGCCTGCGCAACCCGCCGCCGACCCCGTGGCAGCGCATCCGCGGGCTCCTGTACACCACCCTGGCCGACAGGCCGACCCCACCGACTGCGAGGACCACCCGATGACCACCACCGCGATGGTCGACATCCGAGGCGTGCACAAGAGCTTCGGCCGACTCGAAGTGCTGCGCGGCGTCGACCTCCAGGTAGCGGCCGGCTCGGTCACCGTCATCCTCGGTCCGTCCGGCTCCGGAAAGTCCACGCTGCTGCGAGCGGTCAACCACCTGGAGAAGCTCGACCGGGGCTACGTCTCCATCGACGGCGAACTGATCGGCTACCGCTACGCGGGCGGCAAACTGCACGAGCGGCCCGAGCGCGAAGTCCTGCGCCAGCGCACCGACATCGGCTTCGTCTTCCAGAACTTCAACCTCTTTCCGCACCTCACCGTGCTCGACAACGTCATCGAGGCCCCGGTCAGCGCCCTCAGGAAGCCCAAGTCCGAGGCACGTTCGTCTGCCCTCGACCTGCTCGCCAGGGTCGGCCTCGCCGACAAGGCCGACACCTACCCGCGCCAACTGTCCGGCGGCCAGCAGCAGCGCGTCGCCATCGCCAGGGCGCTGGCGCTGGAGCCCAAGGTGTTGCTCTTCGACGAGCCCACCTCCGCGCTCGACCCCGAACTGGTCGGCGAGGTCCTGGACGTGATCAGGGACCTCGCCCGGGCCGGCACCACCATGATCGTGGTCACCCACGAGATCGGGTTCGCCCGCGAGGTGGCGGACACGGTGGTGTTCATGGACGGCGGGGTGGTGGTCGAACAGGGACCGCCCGCCGACGTCCTGGACGACCCGCAGCACGAGCGCACCCGCGCCTTCCTCTCCAAAGTCCTCTGACCCTCTGCACTGGAGCCAACGCCATGCCTCTGACCCGCCGCGCCCTTCTCGCCTCCGCACTCGGCCTGGTCGCCGCGCTCACCTTGACCGCCTGCGGCAGTGCCGACACCGCCTCCGCCGACCTCGGCGCGGGAAAGGGAAGCGCAGCGCCCGACGGCACCCTGGTCAACCTGACCGCTGATCAGAAGCGCATAACCACCCCCAAGGTGGACGCCGTCGCGGCCCTCGTCCCGGACGCCATCAGACAGCGCGGCACCCTTCAGGTGGTCGACAGCCTGGGCACCACCCCGCCGCTCGACTTCTACGCCACCGACAACAAGACCATCATCGGCGTCGAGCCGGACATCGCGTACCTGATCGGCGATGTCCTCGGCCTCAAGGTCGAGTTGAACCCGGTTTCCTGGGAGAACGTCTTCGTCGGCCTGGACAGCGGCAAGTACGACGTCGGCCTGACCAACATCACCGTCACCGAGGAGCGCAAGGAGAAGTACGACTTCGCCACCTACCGTCTGGACATCCTCGGCTTCGAGACGAAGAAGGGCACCGGCTGGAAGGTCACCGGCCCCAAGGACGTGGCCGGCCACACCATCGCGGTGCAGTCCGGCACCAACCAGGAGAAGCTGCTGGTCAGCTGGAACGACCAGAACGTCAAGGCCGGGCTCAAGCCGGTGGACATCAAGTACTACCAGAACGCCTCCGACCGCTACCTTGCCCTCTCCTCCGGCCGGATCGACGCCTACCTCGGCCCCAACCCGCTGCTCGCCTTCCACGCCGCCCAGACCGGCGAGACCGAGGTGATCGGTACCTACTCCGGCGCCGGAGCCGACACCGTGGGCAAGATCGGAGCCGCCACCCGGAAGGACGACGGCCTGGTCAAGGCCCTCAACGCGGCGATCAACGAGATCATCAAGAACGGGACCTACGGGCAGGCGCTCAAGCGCTGGGGCCTGGCGAACGAGGCCGTCCCGACCTCGGAGACCAACCCGCCCGGGCTGCCCAAGACCAACCCGTAGCCCAGGCATCCCCAAGGGCCTCCTCATGCGACTGAAGCCGCTCAGCCGTGCCGCCGTGCTCTCGGCAGCCGCCCTCCTGGCCCTGGCCACGCCGGCCGCACTACGTGTACGCGGAGATCTCGCCCGCGACGGGGGAGGTGGTGCGACGCAAGGGTTGGGCAGCGGCTTCCTGTACGACACCCCGCAGATGACCGGCACCGTCGCGCCGGGCGGGGTGGTGTTCCAGGGCGCCGTGACCGGTGTGGTCCGGGTGTCCCCGGGCTAGGAAGGCCGGCCGTGCGGGGGCAGGTGCGGAGTCGGTACGGACGGCTCCGCACCCGGCGGCGTGACGGGCATCCCGGCGGCCGCCCAGGCCTGGAAGCCGCCGATCACGTCGGTGGCCCGCCGCAGCCCCAGCTGCCGCAGGGACAGTGCGGCGAAGGAGGAGGCGTAGCCCTCGTTGCACAGCACGATCACCCGCAGGTCGTGATGGGTGGCCTCGGGCAGCCGGTATGGGCACTGCGGGTCCAGGCGCCACTCCAGTTCGTTGCGTTCCACGACGACCGCTCCGGGGATGAGACCGTCGCGGTCGCGCAGCGCACCGTACCGGGTGTCCACCAGCAGCGCCCCCTCCTCGCGTGCGGCAGCCGCGGCCTGGCTCGGCGTCAGGCGGTGCAGCGGGCTCCGGGCTTCCGCGAGGAGCTGGTCGACGGTCTTGGGGATTTCCGGCATGATCACCACTCCTGGGTCTGCTCGGTCCGTGTCAGCCGCAGGACCCGGCCGTCGCGGGTGTACCGGCGCATCAGCGGCAGCGGCGGGTAGTAGACGTGGACGGACACCGCGTGCTCGGTCCGGGACGGATTGACCACCTGGTGGACGTGGTGCGGGCCGAAGGCGCGGCCCCGCCCGGTGGAGAGCTCCCGCCGGCGGTCCACGCCGTCGGCCAGCTCCAGCACCCGCCAACCCTCGGTGGGCAGCTCCACGGCGATCGAGCTCTCGCGCAGCAGCCCTGAGGCGGTGGCGAAGGCGCCACGGGAACCGCCGTGGTCGTGCCAGCCGGTCTCGGCGCCCGGAGGCCATCCGATCACCCAGGCCTCGGCGCCGCCGGGTGCGGGCAGCGAGATCCAGCTGCGTTCGCCGGGCCGGCGAGGCAGGCGGGCGAGCACCCCGGGGTCGGCCGCGGTCCGGTGGGCGAACTCGAGCAGCTCGCCGAGCGTGGGGCCGTCGTTGCCGGTGGGGCGGATCGCCGGGGTGGGGCTGGATACAGCGGTGCCGTCGGTGCGGAGCAAGGGAACCGTCCTGCGTGTGGGTCGCCCTGGGGAACGGGCTGCGGATGGTGACGCGTTCCGGAGCCGACTGATCGAGTGCGCGGGCGTGCGCAGGCGCTGTGCGCGGCAGACTGCCCCAGGGGGCGCGGATGGAGCTCCCGCACGGACGGAGTCTCGGGGGCTGCGCTTCGATCAGGCGGCGGGGCGACAACACAGGCAGCCGGCGTACCGGACGGTGTCCAGGTGCGTGCGCCGGAAGAGCCTGAGGTCGAGGTGTCCCACGGTCGGCAGTGAACCAGGAGAGTAGTGAAGAGGTCAAGCCTGTCGGGCCGGCGCGGGGCGGCATCGGCATCGACGCTGGTGGACAACCATGCGCGGGCGGCTTGCCCAGGCCAGGCCGTCAGCGTCGGCGCGGACCGCAAGTTGCCCGTGTCCTGGCTCGTCTTCGAACGGCACCGCACCTTCCGCTACGGCGGCGGCCTCCGTTCGGTGCCCCACCTGCCCGGTGAGCCCACCCCGTACGACCCGGAGACCGTGGCCCAGGCCCTGCGGGAGGCCGCCGCCGCGTTCGAGTGATCTGCGGGAAAGTCACGGGAGTGTTGCCCCGGATTGCTTTTCCGCTGCGGCACTTGAGCACCGCTCGCCCCGCGTGTGAGGGTGGCCCGGACGCCCGGTGATCGGCACCGGGGCCGTGCAGGACGAACCGCGCTGCTCGGTGCCGAGCCCGCTGCGGAGGACGGAGGACCCGGTGCCGTCGCGCCCGCAGCCCCTTCGGAAACTGGGATTCCTGACCATCGGGCTGTTCGACCCGGCCGATCCTGCCCGGGGACACGAGTCGACGCTTCGGCTGATCGAACTCGGCGAGCAGCTGGGATTCGACAGTGCCTGGGTACGGCACCGGCATCTGCAGCACGGGATCTCCTCCCCCATCGCCGTGCTGGCGGCGGCCTCCCAGCGCACCAGCCGCATCCACCTGGGCACCGCCGTCATACCGCTGGGGTGGGAGAACCCGCTCCGGCTGGCCGAGGACCTGGCCACCACCGACCTGCTGTCCGGCGGCCGGCTCAACCCCGGAGTCAGCGTCGGACAGCCCGGCCACTACGCCAGGGTGGCCGGCGCTTCCCTGGACGACGCGCAGGCCGCCTACCGCGCCCTGCTCGCGTCAGTCGGCGGACAGCAGGTGCTCGGCGCCGCCTTCGAGCATCTTGGCGGTCTCGGTGGAGCGGGGGAGCATGGTCTTCTCGTAGGTGCGGATGGCCTCGTCGACGGTGGTGGAGTTGGCGAGGGCGAGGGCGAGTTCGCTGGCGTCGAGCATGGCGAGGTTGACGCCGACGCCGAGCGGGGGCATGAGGTGGGCGGCGTCGCCGAGCAGGGTCACCGTCGGGTTGTGCTGCCAGGTGTGCGGTACGGGGAGGGCGAAGATCGGGCGGTCGACGTAGGGGGCGTCGTTGTCGGTGATCATCTGGTGCATGCGGGGCGACCAGTGGGCGTACTCGTCGAGGAGCAGGGCGCGGATGCCGTCGGTGTCGTCGGTCGTCAGACCGCTCCGGCTGATCCAGTCGACCGGGACCCGCCGGATGACGTAGGCACGGATGTGGTTTCCGCTGTTGCGCTGGGCGACCAGGCCGCGGTGGCCGTCGGCTGAAAAAGCGCTGCCGGGGCCGACCAGTTCGGCAAGGTCGGGGTGGCGGTTCTCGACGTCGGAGAACCGTGCCTCCAGGAAGCTCACCCCGGTGTACTGGGGGACGGCGGGGGAGACGGCCGGGCGTACCCGGGAGAAGGCGCCGTCGGCGCCGATGACCAGATCGGTCTCGACGGTCGTGCCGTCGGTGAAGTGCAGTTGTCGCGGCCCGTCGGCGGGCCCGCTGATCGAGTCGAGGGCCTGTCCCCAGTGCACGGTTCCCGGTTGCAGGGAGTCGAGCAGCAGGTCGCGCAGCTGGCCGCGGTCGATTTCGGGCTTGAAAAGCTCGTCGGCCTCCGGGAGCTGATGGGACGTCATCCGGCCGGTCGGGTCCAGCCGGCGCATTTCCTGCCCTTCGGGGCGGGCCAGCTGGAAGAACTCGTCGAGCAGGCCGGCTTCGCGCAGGGCGATCTGGCCGTTGTCGGCGTGCAGGTCCAGGGTGCCGCCCTGGTTGCGCGCGTCCGGGCCCGGGTCGCGGTCGTGGACGGTGACCGCGAGGCCGCGCCGCTGGAGGATGCGGGCGCAGGTCAGCCCGCCGGGTCCCGCGCCGATGATGCTGATGCGGGCATGGGCAGGTGCCGGGGAGTTCATGGGTGGTCCCTTCGCCGGTGCCGGATCGCGGCCGCGGCCCTGTGCCGCGGAGTCGTCAGACACCGACTCCATTATTTTTGAACCGTTCCAAATATGCAACTGTTTCGATTTTGCTGGATTCCGGGTAGGGTTGGCACATGGCAGAGACGACGATCGACCGCGCAGGAACGGGCGGGCGGCGCGAACGCAAGAAGGCCGCCACCCGGCAGGCGATCGCCGACACGGCGCTGCGGCTGTTCCTGGAGCGCGGCTACGAGCAGGTGGGCGTCCGCGAGATCGCCGAGGTCGCCGACGTGTCGGTGTCGACCTTGTTCAACTACTTCCCCCAAGGCAAAGAAGCCCTGGTCTTCGACGAGGACGCCCGCCATGAGGCCGCCCTGGTCCGTGCGGTCACCGACCGGCCCCCGGGCCAGACGGTCTCCGACGCCCTGCGCGCCCACCTCACCGGCTTCGTCGACTCGGCCCACACCCGAGACCCCCGCTTCGCCGACTTTCAGCGGCTCATCCAGCAGACTCCGGCCCTACGCGAGTACGCCCGCGCGATGTGGCTGCGCCACGAAGAGGCTCTGGCCCGCGCTCTCGCCGACCAGACCGGCCGGCCGCACGACGACCTCATCTGCGCCGCCTATGCCCGGTTCACCCTGGAGATCATCGCGTTCGCCGGATCCCGTCCTGACCCGGCCGCCGCCGTCGAGCAGGCCTGTCTCCTGCTCGACCAGGGTTGGACGACCGCGGTCGCCCGACACGACCCCGCCACTGCCACCTCCCCAACCGCATAGAGCCGGTTTCAAGCAGGCGGACGCGGGTCCTAGCGCGTTTCCGCGCCCGGCTGACCACGCCGCGCGCCCGGCCATGTTCGGGCGCGGAGCTCCTGGCGAGTATGCCGCCAATCTAGCGAACATGTTCGTTGCGAACATGTCTTTCTGCGGGTGCATGTGGCGGCGGTCGGGCGGCTTGGCGCGCCCGACCGCCCGTGGACACGCATACCGTGTGTGGCGGTGCGTTGCGGCCGCCTCCCTGTGTCGCTGGTGCTCGGCCGCGTGGTCCCTGGTCATGTCTCGTCGAGATCAGGCGTCGAGTGTGGAGATCCAGTCGCGCAGGACCGCGACGTACGTCTGCGGGTCGCTCTGGTGCATGACGTGGCCCGCCTTCGGGAACGACTGGTAGTCGAACCGCTGCCCGGCCTTGGTGATGAGTTCGCGCATGTGCCGGACCTGGAGGTCCGAGACGGCCCCCTGCAGCCGGCCGCTCTCCTCGTCGACCTTCCAGAAGTGGTGGGAGAACATGACGGGGACCTTGACGGAGGCGAGCATGCGGGCGTGGTCGCAGGAGGCGCTGGCCGAGCCGGTGGCGAAGGCGCGGGCCCACTCGGGGTCGTACTCCTTCCAGGTCTGGGGCGGTTCGTCGCCGTCCATGAAGGCGCCCATCTGCGCCAGGCCCTTGGCCAGTACCGGCGGCAGTTCGCGGGCCATCGCCTCTTTGAGGCCCCGCCAGTCGCCGATCGACCACTGGTCGCCGAGGTACTTGCTGATGAGCGTGAACCACGGGCCGATGGCCTGGTGCATGCCGTGGCCGTAGGGGGGCTGGATCTCGGAGGAGAACAGCGGTGCGTCCTCGTAGTACGCCCCGCGGAGCATGCCGGGCGGTGCGTAGGCGGACAGCCAGGCCGCGATGACGCCGCCGGAGGACAGGCCGCAGGCGACCACCGAGCGGCGGACGCGTCCGGAGACGAACCGGACCAGGTCGTTGCCCATGTTGTCGAGGGTGTAGCGCCCGGGGGTGCGGGTGGAGCGGCCTTGGCCGCGCAGGTCCACGGCGAAGACCTCGAAGTCGTCTTCGAGCAGCTTCATGGCTGCCTCGTAGCCCCACCAGGACTCCCCCTGTGCGGGGATGAGCAGGAGGGCCGGCTTGTCGGCCGGTCCGGTGGTGGCGTAGTTGAGTGTCACCTCGCCGGTGTCGAACGTCTCCTCGGGGTAGCCGTGTTCGACGTAGGTGGCGTCGGGGTTGTGCGGTCCGTAGTTCATCGCAGTCCCTTGAAGTAGTCGCCGGTCTCGAAGTCGGCGAGCAGGCCCGGGTGGGTCGGTTCCCAGCCCAGGACCTGCCGGGTGGTCAGGGCGGATGTCGGGTTGTCGAGGGAGATGACCATCGCGAGGAACCCGAAGTGTGCCTGCAGTTGGTCGGCGGGGATGCTCGCGGTGGGTATGTCGAGGTGGTCGCCGATGCTCTGGGCGATCCGGCGCAGCGGGATGCCTTCGTCCCCGGCCGCGTGCCAGCGGGTGCCGGCCGGTGCGTTCTCGAGCGCGAGGCGGAACAGGTGGGCGACGTCGAGGGTGTGGACGGCGGGCCACTGGTTCCCGCCGTCGCCCGGGTAGCCGGAGACGCCGGTCCGCTGGGCGATGGCGATCAGGGTCCTGGCGAAGCCGTGCCGGTCCAGGGTGCTGTGGGTGATGGGCGGGATGCGCACGACCGAGGAGCGCACGCCCCGCCGTGCCAGGGCGAGCACGGCGTTCTCGTTCTCGGTGCGGCCGCCGGGGCCGCCGGCGTCCTCCTCGGTGCCGGGCCGGCCCAGGCCCGCGGACACCAGGCCGAGCGTGCCCGACGCCGCGACCAGCGGCTTGCCGGTGCCGGCGAGCGCCTCGCCGAGCGCGTGCACGACGGCGAGGTCCGCGGCGACGGCGGCGGGGTAGTTCCCGGAGCGCATCTGCTCGTGGTCGAAGGCGAGGTGGACGACACCGTCGCAGTCCGCGGCGGCCTCGGCGATCGCGGCGGGCTCGGCGAGGTCGCCGCGGTGCGCGGTCGCACCGTACCCGGTCACCGCCGCTGCGGCGGCGTCGGATCGCGCGAGACCGACGACGTCGTGCCCGGCGGCGACGAGTTCGGGGACGATCGCCGAGCCGAGATGGCCGGACGCACCGGTGACGAAGACACGCATGGTGACTCCCGTGGGTGTGGTGGGGGAAGGGCAGGAAGAAGTGATGAGACTGAGTCCCGTCACTAGTTCCACCGTAGCGCGTGATGGGACTCGGTGCCATCACTTAGGATGTGGTCATGGCCAGATGGGAACCGAACGCGTGGGAACGCCTGGAGCGCGCCGCGCTCGCACTGTTCGCCGAACGCGGGTACGACGCCACGACCGTCCCCGAGATCGCGGACCGCGCAGGCCTGACCAAGAGCACGTTCTTCCGGCATTTCGCCGACAAGCGAGAGGTGGTGTTCGGCAGGCAGGACATGCTGGCGGAACTCTTCAGCGACGCGATCCGGGCCGCCGGGCCATCGGCGACGATCGGCGACTGCCTCGCCGCAGCACTGGAATCCGCCGCCCCCGGGCTCACACCCGAGCGCCACGACCTCGCCGTTCAACGGCGAGCGATCATCGCCGCCAACAGCGAACTGCAGGAACGCGAGCTCCTCAAACGCGCCCGCCTCACGTCCGCCATCGCCGACGCCCTCCGGGCACACGGAGCCGACGAGACCACCGCCGACCTGGCCGCCGCGCTGGGGGTCCTCGCCTTCAGCACCGCCTTCGCCCGCTGGGCGGCGCCGGAGAACCGGCAGCCGTACACCGAGATCGCGCGCACGACCCTGCGCGATCTCCAGTCCCGCGCGGCCGGTCTTGCCGCAGACACCGAGGTTCGCGCCTGACCTGGGAATCCGGCCGATCACGTGGCTGGTCACGACGCCAAGTGCGCGAGTTCGCGGCTGCCTGACCTTGGCAGGGGCAGGCAGCCGCCAGGGGCTGTGGTCATACTCGAACGCATGGACAGCACAACGCCGTTGGGACGGTTCCTGCGGGCCCGCCGGGGACAGCTGCAGCCCGCTGACGTGGGGTTGCCGCACTATGGCGAGCAGCGGCGGGTGCCGGGCCTGCGCCGGGACGAGGTGGCTCGACTGGCCGGGGTGGGGGAGTCGTACTACATCCGGCTGGAACAGGGGGTTTCGCAGCACGCCTCGCCGCAGGTGCTGGACGCGATCGCGGGGGCATTGCTCCTGGACGCCACCGAACGGAGCCACCTGTACGACCTGGCCGGCGCGGCGCGCGCGGCCGACGAGGGAGGTCGCGCCAGGGGGCGAAGCCGGGCGCGGGAGCGGCTGAGCGAGGAGACGAGGCAGCTGATCGCCGCCTTCGGCGACACCCCTGTGATCGTCCTGGGTCTGCGCAGCGACGTGCTGGGCTGGAACCCCACCGGCCACGCACTGTTCGCAGGCCACCTCGACCCGGACAGTCCGGCCGATCCGGCCGCACGCCCGAACACCGCGCGTCTGGTCTTCACCGACCCCCACACCCGGGACCTCTACGAGGACTGGCCGAAGAAGGCCAGGGACGCGGTGGGCCGACTGCGATCGTGTGATCGCACGTCAGCAGGGCGTGGTGCTGTCGGAGTCCAGCGTCACCGCCACCGTGAGCCTGCTCGCCCTCGACGACGGCGGCTTCACTCTCGCCGTGCGACTGCGGGTGGACCTGCCGGGAATGGACCAGGGTGTGGCTGACGAGCTCGTCAAGGCCACCCACCAGGTCTGCCCCTACTCCAACGCCACCCGCGGCAACGTGGAGGTGGACCTGAGCGCCACCGTCTGAGCCCGAGCAGCCGTCCCGACGTGAGCGGCTCACGTCGCCGTCGGGGACGGGCACGAACCGGCAGGCGGCCGTGCAGCTTCGGGTCGTGCATGTAGGGGGTCGCCCGCGTAGAAAGCCGAGGCCTGTTGCAGAACTGCCGCCGACTGGCCCTGCCGCCTTCGCGGCGGGGCTGTCGCCCCCACTACGGCCGAGTCCCGCCGGCCTCGGCTCGCGCCGGACTCGGGCACCACCCGGAGGTGCCGGCCTCAGGACGCGACCGGCTCCGGCCGGAAGGCGTGGTCGATGTTGTCCTCGACCCAGTTGCGCAGGTGGTTGAGCGGGATCGCGGCGCTCTGACCGAGCGGGGTGAGGGAGTACTCGACGTGCAGCGGCACGGCGGGGTAGACCGTGCGGTCGAGGATGCCGAACTCCTCCAGACGGCGCAGGGTCTGGGTCAACACCTTCGGGCTGACGCCCTGAAGCTTGCGCTGGAGCTCTCCGAACCGCTGGGGTCCGCCCTCGAGGGCGCCGATGGCGAGGGCGGACCACTTGTTGGCGAGCAGGTCGAGCAGTGCGCGGCAGGGGCACTGGGCGGCGTAGACGTCGTGGTGCGAGTGCTGGCCGCTGGGGCAGGTGGTCGTCATGCTTGCTCTCCTCACCAGGTCACTTCCTGATGGGAAGTAATGGACCTTGAAGGTAACTATACCCACGGGGATAGCGTCGTCGACGTCAACAGGAAGGCCTGGCAACGGCCTTCCGCAGAGTGCTCTTTCAGGAGATGACGCATGTCCGCAGACATGATGCGCGCGGTGGTCCAGGACACCTTCGGCGGCCCGGAGGTGCTGCGGGTCGAGCGGGTGCCGCGCCCGGCGCCGCTGCCGACCGAAGTGCTGGTGCGGGTGCACGCCGCCGGAATCAACCCGGTGGACTGGAAGACCCGTGGCGGCACCGGCATGGCCGGCCTGCTGGGCGAGCCGCCGTTCACCCTCGGCTGGGACGTGTCCGGGGTGGTGGAGGAGGTCGGCTTCGGCGTGACCACCCTCAAGGTCGGCGACGAGGTGTACGGCATGCCGTGGTTCCCGCGCGTCGCCAACGCCTACGCCGAGTACGTGACCGCGCCGGCCCGGCAGTTCGCCCGCAAGCCCGCCACCCTCGACCACGTGCACGCGGCGGCCGTACCGCTGGCGGCGCTGACCGCCTGGCAGGCCGTCGTCGACACCGCCCACGTCACGGCTGGCCAGCGCGTCCTGATCACCGCCGCGGCCGGCGGCGTCGGCCACTTCGCCGTCCAGTTCGCCCGCCACCTGGGCGCCCACGTAATCGCCACCGCCAGCGCCGCCCGCCACCCCTGGCTCAAGGAACTCGGCGCCAACGAGAGCGTCGACTACACCACCACCCGGTTCGAGGACGCCATCAAGGACGTCGATGTCGTCATCGACCTGGTGGGCGACGCCCACGACAGCACCAGCACCCGCTCGCTGAAGGTACTGCGCCCGGGCGGCCTGCTGGTCGCGATTCCGGCCGGTGTCTCACCGGAGCTGGCGCAGGCCGCCGAGTCCGCCGGGGTGCGAGTCACCCCGTTCCTGGTCGAGCCGGACGGTGCCGCGCTGACGGCGATCGCCGGGCTGATCGACGCCGGCGAGGTCGCCGTCGAGGTGGAGGAGACCTTCCCGCTGGAGCAGGCCGGCGCGGCCCACGCCCGCGGCGAGGCCGGCCGCACCCGCGGCAAGCTCGTTCTGACTGTCACCAACTGAACCATTCTCACGTGGAGTTCGGAGAAAGCATGTACTACGAGATCCGCCGCTACCAGGCGCAGCCCGGACGTCGCGAGGAGTGGGTGCGTTACATGGAGGACGTGGTCATCCCGTTCCAGGCCTCGCTGGGCATGGACGTGACCGCCTCCTTCGTCGACGCCCAGGACGAGGACGGCTATGTGTGGATCCGCCGCTTCGAGGACGAGGCTCAGAGCGAGGCGCTGTACGAGGCGGTCTACCAGAACGACCGCTGGAAGAACGAGATCGGCCCGGTGGTCTACGGCCTGCTGATCCCCGAGAAGTCCGTCGTCACCCGCGTCACCCCCACGCCCGCCTCGCCGCTGCGGTGACCCGGCTGCGGCCCCCGCACCCGTCACTCGCCACCAGTACAGCGACACAGGAGACGCGGCAGCTGGAGCAGGACGCGCCCGGTGAGGTCCTCGCCGGCGGCGTCGGCCACCGTGCTGAGGACGGCGCCGATGTCCCACAGGGCCGTGGCTTCGGTGGCGCCCTCGATCCAAGCGGCGGTGGCGCGCACGAACCGTTCCGGGCTGAGCGGCTCGGCAGTCCGCAGCGGGTTGAGCAGGATCAGGGCCATGGTCTCCGGCAGGCGGGCGGCCAGTTCGGCGCGCACCTCGGCGACCAGGTGGGCGCCCAGTAGGGCCAGGACGACCCGGGCCGCGCGCTCGGCTTCCTGCGGGGTGTCGTACTTGGCGTTGCCCCGTCGCCGCG
The nucleotide sequence above comes from Streptomyces kaniharaensis. Encoded proteins:
- a CDS encoding NADP-dependent oxidoreductase, which gives rise to MSADMMRAVVQDTFGGPEVLRVERVPRPAPLPTEVLVRVHAAGINPVDWKTRGGTGMAGLLGEPPFTLGWDVSGVVEEVGFGVTTLKVGDEVYGMPWFPRVANAYAEYVTAPARQFARKPATLDHVHAAAVPLAALTAWQAVVDTAHVTAGQRVLITAAAGGVGHFAVQFARHLGAHVIATASAARHPWLKELGANESVDYTTTRFEDAIKDVDVVIDLVGDAHDSTSTRSLKVLRPGGLLVAIPAGVSPELAQAAESAGVRVTPFLVEPDGAALTAIAGLIDAGEVAVEVEETFPLEQAGAAHARGEAGRTRGKLVLTVTN
- a CDS encoding NIPSNAP family protein, with translation MEFGESMYYEIRRYQAQPGRREEWVRYMEDVVIPFQASLGMDVTASFVDAQDEDGYVWIRRFEDEAQSEALYEAVYQNDRWKNEIGPVVYGLLIPEKSVVTRVTPTPASPLR
- a CDS encoding DUF2267 domain-containing protein, which produces MPFRAAPDLSPRSKGRPEHPPTADRRPPRRDRPRRRGNAKYDTPQEAERAARVVLALLGAHLVAEVRAELAARLPETMALILLNPLRTAEPLSPERFVRATAAWIEGATEATALWDIGAVLSTVADAAGEDLTGRVLLQLPRLLCRCTGGE